In Candidatus Promineifilum breve, one genomic interval encodes:
- a CDS encoding DUF488 domain-containing protein — protein sequence MIVTIGAIGYTAESFFQALQNANVDTFIDVRRRRAVRGREYAFANSQRLQARLAELGIRYVHRLDLAPPPAAREQQAAADQAAGIARRQRTTLGPAFIAAYERDMLAHLDPAALRADLPPDAAVIALMCVERAPAACHRSLLADRLSAAWGEEVRHLKSEE from the coding sequence ATGATCGTCACGATTGGAGCCATCGGCTACACGGCCGAATCGTTCTTCCAGGCGCTACAGAATGCCAACGTCGATACGTTCATCGATGTGCGCCGGCGGCGGGCGGTGCGCGGGCGGGAGTACGCCTTCGCCAACAGCCAACGGTTGCAGGCGCGGCTGGCCGAACTGGGCATTCGCTACGTCCATCGCCTCGACCTGGCCCCACCGCCCGCCGCCCGCGAGCAACAGGCCGCGGCCGACCAGGCCGCCGGCATCGCCCGCCGCCAGCGGACAACGCTCGGCCCGGCCTTCATCGCCGCCTACGAGCGCGACATGCTGGCCCACCTCGACCCGGCGGCGCTGCGGGCCGACTTGCCGCCCGACGCGGCGGTGATCGCCCTGATGTGCGTGGAGCGCGCCCCGGCGGCCTGCCATCGCTCGCTCCTGGCCGACCGTTTGAGCGCAGCGTGGGGTGAGGAAGTGCGACATTTAAAATCCGAAGAATAA